The Sphingomonas sp. HF-S4 sequence CTCGACGCCGCGGCCGAGGGGCTGGGGCGCGCGACGGTGCCCGAACTGATCGCGCGTGCCGATCTGGCGGCGGGGCGCGTGGTGGCGGTGGGCGAGCCCAAGGCGTCGCGGCTCGGCTATTGGCTAGTCGCGCCGTTGCCGCAATGGCGCCAGAAGAAGGTCAAGACGCTGGTCGAGGCGCTGGGCGAGTGACGCCGCGCGATGCGCCGGTGCTCGAAAGCACGCGGCTGCGCCTGCGACCGCGTACGCTCGACGATGCCGAGGCGCTGCATCCAGCCTATGCCGATGCCGAGCTGATGCACTGGTGGTCGAGCGGGCCGCACGATGGTGTCGAGCAGACCCGCGCGCATCTGGCGCAGGAGGCGCCGGGGTGGCGCTGCTGGGCAATCACGTTGAGGGGCGATGACAAGGCGATCGGCTTCGCCGCCGCGGGCGAGAAGCGGCAGGGCAATGTCAGCGAGATCGGCTATCTGCTGTGCCGCGAATATTGGGGCAGCGGAATCGCCGCCGAGGCGGTCGGCTGCGTGATCGACCGGATCTTCGCCGAAGGACAACGTCGCGTGTTCGCCGATACCGATCCGGACAATGCCGCATCGCGCAGGCTGCT is a genomic window containing:
- a CDS encoding GNAT family N-acetyltransferase is translated as MTPRDAPVLESTRLRLRPRTLDDAEALHPAYADAELMHWWSSGPHDGVEQTRAHLAQEAPGWRCWAITLRGDDKAIGFAAAGEKRQGNVSEIGYLLCREYWGSGIAAEAVGCVIDRIFAEGQRRVFADTDPDNAASRRLLERLGFQLEGTLRGEWETHIGVRDTALYGLLREDWHGSA